One Bacteroidota bacterium DNA window includes the following coding sequences:
- a CDS encoding LysE family translocator — MGPLIDGVILGLTLAIFFGFGPALFALLQTTIHRGFLSGLLLAIGIFLSDLVLVALCFLGAIQIISKPENGLAFGIVSGIVLIIFGIVTYTRQSQLKNGVDFNTKTPWIGTYIFKGFFLNIANPFVWIFWMGVVVGITANYEANVRSLYIFFTATLLTVLSTDILKCFASYKIKRFLTPNIMVWINRMAGIGLVLFGLFLIIKAIIVF; from the coding sequence ATGGGTCCATTAATTGACGGAGTAATATTAGGATTAACATTAGCTATTTTTTTTGGTTTTGGACCTGCATTATTTGCATTGCTACAGACTACCATTCATCGTGGATTTTTATCGGGATTATTGCTTGCAATTGGTATTTTTTTGAGCGATCTTGTATTGGTGGCACTTTGTTTTTTGGGAGCCATTCAGATCATCTCAAAACCGGAAAACGGCCTTGCCTTCGGGATTGTAAGCGGTATTGTGCTTATCATTTTTGGTATTGTTACCTATACCCGTCAGTCACAACTTAAAAATGGTGTGGATTTTAATACCAAAACACCCTGGATCGGGACTTACATTTTTAAAGGGTTTTTTCTAAATATTGCCAATCCTTTTGTTTGGATATTTTGGATGGGTGTAGTAGTGGGAATAACTGCTAATTACGAGGCAAATGTCCGCTCTTTGTATATTTTCTTTACTGCGACCCTGTTAACCGTTTTATCAACTGATATTCTCAAATGTTTTGCTTCCTACAAAATTAAGCGGTTCCTTACCCCAAACATTATGGTATGGATTAATCGGATGGCAGGTATAGGTTTGGTATTGTTTGGATTATTTTTGATAATCAAAGCAATTATTGTTTTTTAG
- a CDS encoding AhpC/TSA family protein: MKKLFYLLLIILAVASCTMQPTKKTAYSISVNLQGLNEGTVYLQKRVSGETIKLDSADAATPILFNGNIEMAEMYSIGIKDKRGSIPVFVEAADINIIGHIDSLRQAIITGSPAHDEYDAFNKQFNIFDERLRKIYGDYRTADQEQNEELKGQLEKQMEAIQVEQVEFTYKYVSENKASIVSSFIAYQNNYDFELTQLDSIASGFDPSINSSVYVQLLKERVATLQSVAIGKKYIDFTMNNTEDVPVQFSSLIKGKYTLIDFWAAWCGPCRGENPNVVAVYNDYKDKGFDVIGISLDQSKDKWLEAIEADKLTWNHLSDLKYWNSAAAKLYGVNSIPHSILIDGEGIIIAKNLRAEELRKKISELLD, translated from the coding sequence ATGAAAAAATTATTCTATTTATTACTTATTATTCTGGCAGTAGCCTCTTGTACAATGCAACCAACTAAAAAAACAGCCTATTCAATCAGTGTAAATTTACAAGGATTGAATGAAGGAACTGTATATTTACAAAAACGCGTTAGCGGTGAAACGATAAAACTTGATTCTGCTGATGCTGCTACTCCAATTTTGTTTAATGGAAATATCGAAATGGCCGAAATGTATTCTATAGGCATTAAAGATAAGCGCGGAAGCATTCCGGTTTTTGTTGAAGCAGCAGATATTAATATTATCGGTCATATAGATAGCCTGAGACAAGCAATAATTACCGGATCTCCGGCACATGATGAATATGATGCTTTTAATAAGCAGTTCAATATCTTTGATGAACGTCTTCGAAAAATATATGGTGATTACCGAACGGCCGATCAAGAACAAAATGAAGAATTAAAAGGACAACTTGAAAAACAAATGGAAGCGATTCAGGTTGAACAAGTTGAATTTACTTATAAATATGTTTCAGAGAATAAAGCAAGTATTGTTTCTTCTTTTATAGCTTATCAAAACAATTATGATTTTGAACTTACTCAGCTCGATTCTATTGCTTCCGGATTTGATCCCTCAATCAATTCATCGGTATATGTTCAACTTTTAAAAGAAAGAGTAGCCACACTTCAATCGGTAGCCATTGGTAAAAAATACATTGATTTTACAATGAATAATACCGAGGATGTACCTGTTCAGTTTTCATCGCTCATCAAAGGAAAATATACCCTGATTGATTTCTGGGCTGCATGGTGTGGACCTTGCAGGGGAGAAAATCCAAATGTTGTTGCCGTTTATAATGATTATAAAGACAAAGGCTTCGACGTTATCGGGATATCACTTGATCAAAGCAAAGACAAATGGCTTGAGGCTATTGAGGCTGATAAATTAACATGGAACCATTTATCCGATTTAAAATATTGGAACAGTGCTGCCGCTAAATTATATGGTGTTAATTCAATTCCTCACAGTATTTTAATCGATGGCGAAGGGATTATTATTGCCAAAAATTTAAGAGCTGAAGAATTAAGGAAAAAAATATCGGAATTGTTGGATTAG
- the mreD gene encoding rod shape-determining protein MreD: MTRHIVTNLFRFIILVLLQIFVFNQFQLMGFINPYVYILFILLLPIETPRWLLLVLGFVLGYVIDYFSHSIGINIFSTVLVAYLRPVFIRYVIPKLEPGPDVKISIKQIGFNSFLTYTGILVFIHHFTLFFLEIFRFSYFFNTLTHAILSSVFTIILILISQYLFYSRKK; this comes from the coding sequence ATGACTAGGCATATTGTTACCAATCTATTCCGCTTCATCATTCTTGTATTATTACAAATATTTGTATTTAATCAATTTCAACTTATGGGTTTTATCAATCCATATGTGTATATCTTGTTCATTTTATTACTTCCGATTGAAACACCAAGGTGGTTATTATTGGTTTTAGGATTTGTTCTTGGTTATGTGATCGATTATTTTTCACATTCGATTGGGATAAATATTTTTTCGACAGTATTGGTAGCTTACTTAAGACCGGTATTTATCAGGTATGTCATCCCAAAACTAGAACCTGGGCCCGATGTAAAAATTAGTATTAAACAAATCGGATTCAATTCATTTTTAACCTATACCGGTATTTTAGTGTTCATTCATCATTTTACCTTGTTTTTTCTTGAAATATTTAGATTCTCTTATTTTTTTAATACCCTGACACATGCAATTTTAAGTTCTGTTTTTACCATTATTCTGATTTTGATAAGTCAATATCTTTTTTATTCGCGCAAAAAATAA
- the purH gene encoding bifunctional phosphoribosylaminoimidazolecarboxamide formyltransferase/IMP cyclohydrolase, translating into MANTLKKIQNALISVYSKDGLKEIVDKLNGLGINIYSTGGTFDFIREQGINVTSVESLTGYPSILGGRVKTLHPKVFGGILGRREQDGDRQQLLEYEIPEIDLVIVDLYPFEKTVASGADEQEIIEKIDIGGISLIRAAAKNFNDVLIISNVGQYKNLLNLLIEKGGESSLQDRKEFAVHAFNVSSHYDTAIFKYFNKSQKLSVFKQSITENRKLRYGENPHQKALFFGNLSEVFEQLHGKEVSYNNLIDLDAAINLIAEFSEPSFAILKHNNACGLASRNSLVNAWNDTLAADPISAFGGVLITNQIIDIESAEEINKLFFEIILAPGYENNALEVLKSKKNRIILQKKAFDFPVKQFKSALNGVLVQDKDLKTEIADNFEAVTSTRPSTSEVEDLVFANKIVKHTKSNTIVLVKNKQLIASGVGQTSRVDALKQAILKAETFGFDLKGAVMASDAFFPFADSVEIAHKAGITAVVQPGGSVRDKDSVDFCNEHKMSMVFTGIRHFKH; encoded by the coding sequence ATAGCTAATACATTGAAAAAGATACAGAACGCATTAATTTCCGTATACAGTAAGGACGGATTAAAAGAGATTGTTGACAAATTAAACGGGCTTGGAATAAATATTTATTCAACGGGGGGTACTTTCGACTTTATCCGGGAGCAGGGTATAAATGTAACAAGCGTCGAATCATTAACCGGATATCCCTCTATACTTGGTGGTCGTGTTAAAACACTTCACCCAAAAGTGTTTGGTGGAATATTGGGTAGGCGCGAGCAGGATGGGGATAGACAACAACTACTTGAATATGAAATTCCCGAAATTGATTTGGTCATTGTAGATCTTTATCCTTTTGAGAAAACAGTTGCATCGGGAGCCGACGAGCAAGAGATTATTGAAAAAATTGACATAGGGGGTATTTCGTTAATTCGCGCCGCAGCGAAAAACTTTAACGATGTATTGATTATTTCAAATGTCGGACAATACAAAAACTTACTTAATCTTTTAATTGAAAAAGGTGGCGAAAGCTCTTTGCAGGACAGAAAAGAATTTGCCGTTCATGCATTTAATGTTTCTTCGCATTACGATACGGCTATTTTTAAATATTTTAATAAAAGTCAAAAACTATCGGTTTTTAAACAAAGCATTACAGAAAATCGTAAACTTAGGTATGGTGAAAACCCGCATCAGAAAGCATTGTTTTTTGGAAACCTTTCTGAGGTTTTTGAACAATTACATGGTAAAGAAGTTTCTTATAACAATTTGATAGACCTTGATGCAGCGATAAATCTTATTGCTGAGTTTTCAGAACCCTCCTTTGCGATATTAAAACACAACAATGCTTGCGGTTTGGCAAGCCGAAATTCATTGGTTAATGCCTGGAATGATACACTTGCTGCAGACCCCATTTCTGCCTTCGGCGGTGTTTTAATTACCAATCAGATTATTGATATAGAAAGTGCCGAAGAAATCAACAAATTATTTTTTGAAATAATTCTTGCTCCCGGCTATGAAAATAATGCACTTGAAGTACTAAAATCTAAGAAAAATAGAATAATTTTACAGAAGAAAGCGTTTGATTTTCCTGTAAAACAATTTAAATCGGCATTAAATGGCGTTTTGGTTCAAGATAAAGACTTGAAAACCGAAATTGCCGATAATTTTGAGGCTGTTACCTCAACTCGTCCATCTACCTCTGAGGTAGAAGATTTAGTATTTGCCAATAAAATTGTTAAGCATACAAAATCAAATACCATTGTTTTGGTGAAAAATAAACAGCTTATTGCAAGTGGTGTTGGGCAAACATCCAGGGTAGATGCATTAAAGCAGGCAATTTTAAAAGCCGAAACTTTTGGATTTGATTTAAAAGGTGCCGTGATGGCTTCGGACGCATTTTTTCCTTTTGCTGATTCTGTTGAAATTGCTCATAAAGCAGGGATCACAGCTGTTGTGCAACCGGGCGGCTCAGTAAGGGATAAAGATTCTGTTGACTTTTGTAACGAACACAAAATGTCGATGGTTTTTACAGGAATACGGCATTTTAAACACTAA
- a CDS encoding ABC transporter permease — protein MILFRLIRESYLFALQAIIVNKTRTFLSLLGITIGIFSIISIFTVFDSMERSVHKTIDSLGDNVLFVQKWPWVMDGNFPWWKYIQRPEPKISELEEIQKRSNTIQSAAFMTAVNRTLKYGTRSIENATIIAGSHDYEKVMSLDLQEGRYFTPIESAGGKPVVIIGSDIAEQMFENQDPIGKTLKIFGRNVEVVGVTVKEGENIFGTTPDDQSLIPLNFIRTVIDLRSVSSNIIVKGKPNISNDEMRDELTGILRSLHKLKPLEEDDFSINETDLISKQFDSLFAVISAVGWIIGGFSLLVGGFGIANIMFVSVKERTSQIGIQKSLGAKNYFILLQFLFEAIFLSILGGMAGLLIIFLMTILVNTQSLSFQLVLTLNNILLGVGVSGVIGLVSGSIPAYNASKLNPVDAMRSTF, from the coding sequence ATGATATTATTTAGACTTATTCGGGAAAGTTATTTATTCGCACTACAGGCTATCATAGTAAACAAAACCCGTACTTTTTTATCGCTATTAGGCATTACCATTGGAATTTTTTCCATTATTTCAATTTTTACGGTTTTTGATTCGATGGAAAGATCTGTTCATAAAACCATCGATTCATTGGGTGATAATGTATTATTTGTTCAAAAATGGCCTTGGGTTATGGATGGAAATTTCCCCTGGTGGAAATATATTCAAAGACCTGAACCCAAAATAAGCGAATTGGAAGAAATTCAAAAAAGAAGCAACACCATTCAATCTGCAGCATTTATGACTGCTGTAAACCGTACTTTGAAATATGGAACCAGAAGCATTGAAAACGCTACAATCATTGCCGGATCTCACGATTATGAAAAAGTAATGAGCTTAGACTTGCAAGAAGGTAGGTATTTCACCCCCATTGAATCGGCTGGGGGTAAACCGGTTGTTATAATCGGCAGTGATATTGCCGAACAGATGTTTGAAAATCAAGATCCTATTGGTAAAACATTAAAAATATTTGGTAGAAATGTTGAAGTAGTTGGAGTTACCGTTAAAGAAGGGGAAAATATTTTTGGAACCACCCCGGATGATCAGAGCCTTATACCATTAAATTTTATTAGAACAGTGATTGATTTACGCAGTGTTTCATCAAATATTATCGTAAAGGGTAAACCAAATATCAGCAATGATGAAATGCGCGATGAATTAACCGGCATATTAAGATCCTTGCATAAATTAAAGCCTTTAGAAGAAGATGACTTTTCTATAAACGAAACCGATTTAATATCTAAACAATTTGATAGTTTATTTGCTGTAATTTCAGCAGTTGGCTGGATTATTGGTGGCTTTTCACTACTGGTCGGGGGCTTTGGAATTGCCAATATCATGTTTGTATCGGTTAAAGAGCGGACCAGTCAAATAGGAATTCAAAAATCATTGGGAGCTAAAAACTACTTTATATTATTGCAGTTTTTATTCGAAGCTATTTTCTTGTCAATTCTTGGTGGGATGGCAGGTTTGCTCATCATTTTTCTTATGACTATTTTGGTGAACACACAGAGTCTATCATTTCAGCTTGTTCTTACTCTAAATAATATACTTTTAGGTGTTGGCGTTTCCGGTGTTATAGGTTTGGTATCAGGTTCAATACCCGCATATAATGCTTCTAAACTTAATCCGGTAGATGCTATGCGTTCAACCTTTTAG
- a CDS encoding GH3 auxin-responsive promoter family protein, with product MPILGAIIKKAYELRNIPFEMKGKTDAQTSQKKVLYKLLKKAQHTAFGEHYKFREILKQDDIIKAYKERVPVFDYNAMFRKWWYRSLNGESYVSWPGRVKYFALTSGTSEASSKQIPVTSDMIRAIKTTSIRQLVSMVHYNFPIDFYEKGMLAIGGSTHLNYNGTYYEGDLSGIQAGNIPFWFQHFYKPGKRISKEHDWATKLEEIVKKAKDWDIGIIVGVPAWIQIILERIISRYNLKTIHDIWPNLSVYAHSGVSFEPYTKSFEKLFSKPIIYIESYLASEGYVAYQNRLDSKGMHMVLDRGLFFEFVPFNDKNFDYEGNIKENPQALTINEVEEGKEYALLLSTCAGSWRYLIGDTIRFNSIENQEIVITGRTKHFLSICGEHLSQENMNRAIKMLQDELNVEINEFTVAGIRYGSLFAHKWFLGTNDALDPMIAKEKIDCYLKKLNDDYRVERIEAIKEVYIEIYPLEYFQNWMKIHGKEGGAHKFPRVLKNDKLKAWEEYLLTQAKAI from the coding sequence ATGCCAATACTGGGAGCCATTATTAAGAAAGCTTACGAGCTTCGTAATATCCCTTTCGAAATGAAGGGTAAAACTGATGCGCAGACTTCTCAAAAGAAGGTGTTGTATAAACTATTAAAAAAAGCTCAACATACCGCTTTTGGAGAGCATTACAAATTTCGAGAGATATTAAAGCAGGATGATATCATAAAAGCATACAAAGAACGGGTTCCTGTTTTCGATTATAATGCAATGTTTCGCAAGTGGTGGTATCGTTCTCTAAACGGCGAATCATATGTTAGTTGGCCTGGCAGGGTGAAGTATTTTGCTTTGACATCAGGAACATCAGAGGCTTCAAGTAAGCAAATCCCTGTTACCTCCGACATGATCCGTGCCATCAAAACTACCAGTATTCGTCAACTTGTATCAATGGTTCATTACAATTTCCCGATCGACTTTTATGAAAAAGGAATGTTGGCCATTGGCGGAAGCACCCATTTAAATTATAACGGCACTTATTACGAGGGAGATCTTTCGGGAATTCAGGCTGGAAATATTCCGTTTTGGTTTCAGCATTTTTACAAACCGGGGAAGCGAATTTCAAAAGAACATGACTGGGCCACTAAACTTGAAGAAATTGTAAAAAAAGCCAAAGACTGGGATATTGGGATCATTGTTGGCGTTCCGGCATGGATTCAAATAATTTTAGAAAGAATTATTTCTCGCTATAATCTGAAAACCATCCATGACATATGGCCAAATTTATCAGTTTATGCACATAGTGGCGTTTCTTTTGAACCTTACACAAAAAGCTTCGAAAAACTTTTTTCAAAACCGATCATTTATATTGAATCTTATCTGGCATCGGAAGGATATGTTGCCTATCAAAACAGATTGGACTCAAAGGGCATGCATATGGTATTAGACCGTGGTTTGTTTTTTGAATTTGTTCCGTTTAATGATAAAAATTTCGATTACGAAGGGAATATTAAGGAAAACCCACAAGCGCTAACCATTAATGAGGTTGAAGAAGGAAAAGAATATGCGCTTTTATTAAGTACTTGCGCAGGATCGTGGAGATATTTAATTGGTGACACAATTAGGTTTAATTCAATCGAAAATCAAGAAATTGTTATAACAGGCCGAACAAAACACTTCCTTAGTATTTGTGGAGAACATTTATCTCAGGAAAATATGAACCGCGCAATTAAAATGCTTCAGGACGAATTAAATGTTGAGATCAACGAATTTACTGTTGCCGGAATTCGCTACGGTTCACTTTTTGCACATAAATGGTTTCTTGGAACTAACGATGCGCTAGATCCTATGATTGCTAAAGAGAAAATTGATTGTTATTTAAAAAAACTGAATGATGATTACAGGGTAGAACGAATTGAAGCCATAAAAGAAGTATATATAGAAATTTACCCGCTTGAATACTTTCAAAATTGGATGAAAATTCACGGAAAAGAAGGGGGTGCACACAAATTTCCTCGTGTTCTTAAAAACGACAAACTTAAGGCATGGGAAGAATATTTACTAACTCAAGCCAAAGCGATATAA
- the recJ gene encoding single-stranded-DNA-specific exonuclease RecJ: MEKRWVIKERGDEEKIKKLAQVLSITDDIANLLVQRGIYTYEQSKYFFRPQLAHLHDPFLMKDMDRAIERIEKALANDENILIYGDYDVDGTTAVALVYTYFKSFYNRIDFYIPDRYSEGYGISFQGIDYADKNGFSLIIALDCGIKEIEKVAYATSKNIDFVICDHHRPGDELPAACAILDPKRSDCNYPFNELSGCGVGFKLVQAFEKKNNVTPLDIFDLLDLVAVSIAADIVPVTGENRTLAYYGLKQINSFPRHGIEAILKYSNVKKQSEVDSDQFFNRELTISDLVFLVGPRINAAGRIKNARNSVELLISDNGAYATELAEKINSLNTERRNLDSSATQHALELIASNKNNPNLKSTVVYYPEWHKGIIGIVASRLTEYYYRPTIVFTKSKGLITGSARSIKDFDVYDAIDHCSDLLEHFGGHKYAAGLSLQPENLELFTVRFEKYVSDNISEEMQVPEIEIDALLSLNKIDTKFYRILKQFAPFGPGNMSPTFKADEVVDAGFSKIVGVNHLKLNVIHQLISGLPFPAIAFQQAEYFDHIRSGLPFDICYHIEENEWNGNVKLQLNIKDIKVRE; this comes from the coding sequence ATGGAAAAACGCTGGGTTATAAAAGAAAGAGGTGATGAAGAAAAAATCAAAAAACTGGCTCAGGTATTAAGTATTACTGACGATATTGCTAACCTGCTTGTTCAAAGAGGAATTTATACTTACGAGCAATCCAAATATTTTTTTCGTCCTCAGCTAGCCCATTTACACGACCCCTTTTTAATGAAAGATATGGATAGGGCCATTGAACGAATAGAAAAAGCCCTTGCAAATGATGAAAACATTTTAATTTATGGCGACTATGATGTGGATGGTACAACAGCGGTTGCATTGGTTTATACCTATTTTAAATCATTTTATAATCGCATCGATTTTTATATTCCAGATCGGTATTCAGAAGGTTATGGAATCTCTTTTCAGGGAATTGATTATGCTGATAAAAATGGATTTTCATTAATAATTGCTTTAGATTGCGGTATTAAGGAAATCGAAAAAGTTGCTTACGCCACCTCAAAAAATATTGATTTTGTGATTTGTGATCATCATCGTCCGGGTGATGAACTTCCGGCCGCCTGTGCAATTTTAGATCCTAAAAGATCGGATTGTAATTATCCGTTTAATGAATTATCAGGGTGTGGGGTTGGGTTTAAACTCGTACAGGCTTTTGAGAAAAAAAACAATGTTACTCCATTGGATATTTTCGATCTGCTGGATCTTGTTGCAGTGAGTATTGCCGCAGATATTGTACCCGTAACCGGCGAAAACAGAACCCTTGCATACTATGGTTTGAAGCAAATAAATTCGTTTCCCCGGCATGGTATTGAGGCAATATTAAAATACAGTAATGTTAAAAAACAGAGTGAGGTCGATTCGGATCAGTTTTTTAACAGAGAATTAACCATAAGTGATTTGGTTTTTTTGGTTGGTCCTCGGATCAATGCGGCAGGGCGAATTAAAAATGCCCGAAATTCCGTTGAATTATTAATTTCGGACAATGGAGCTTATGCGACTGAATTGGCCGAAAAAATAAATTCATTAAATACCGAAAGAAGAAACCTGGATTCGTCGGCAACCCAACATGCACTTGAATTAATAGCTTCGAATAAAAACAATCCGAATTTAAAAAGTACAGTTGTTTATTATCCTGAATGGCATAAGGGAATTATTGGTATTGTTGCTTCACGACTAACTGAATATTATTACAGGCCAACCATCGTATTTACAAAATCGAAAGGTTTAATTACCGGATCAGCACGTTCTATTAAGGATTTTGATGTATACGATGCCATTGATCATTGTAGTGATTTATTGGAGCATTTTGGGGGCCATAAGTATGCTGCCGGCTTATCCTTGCAGCCTGAAAACCTTGAATTATTTACGGTGCGTTTTGAAAAATACGTAAGCGATAATATCAGCGAAGAAATGCAGGTTCCTGAAATTGAAATTGATGCTTTGCTCAGCTTAAATAAAATTGATACTAAGTTTTACCGAATATTGAAACAGTTTGCTCCATTTGGCCCGGGAAATATGTCTCCAACATTTAAAGCAGATGAAGTTGTGGATGCGGGCTTTTCTAAAATAGTTGGGGTAAATCATTTAAAATTAAATGTGATCCATCAATTGATTTCGGGACTCCCATTTCCTGCCATTGCATTTCAGCAAGCTGAATATTTCGACCACATCCGAAGTGGACTTCCGTTTGATATTTGTTATCACATTGAGGAAAATGAATGGAACGGAAATGTTAAGCTTCAGTTAAACATTAAGGATATTAAAGTAAGGGAGTAA
- a CDS encoding rod shape-determining protein translates to MGLFSFLTKEIAIDLGTANTIIIYNDKVVVDEPSIVAIERNTGKIIAVGKKAMMMHGKTHENIKTIRPLRDGVIADFQSAEFMIREFIKMINTKKTWFPPALKMVICIPSGITEVEERAVKDSAEQAGAKDVKLIHEPMAAAIGIGIDVLEPTGNMVIDIGGGTSEIAVIALGGIVNNKSIRIAGDDFNADIEEYMRKQHNIIIGERTAERIKIEVGAAMPDIENPPDDYAVHGRDMLTGIPKEIKVNSAEIARALDKSISKIEAAVLNALEMTPPELSADIYRTGIYLAGGGSMLRGLDKRLHLKTKLPVHVAEDPLRAVARGTGIALKNFDKFTFLIR, encoded by the coding sequence ATGGGCCTGTTCTCATTTTTAACAAAAGAAATCGCCATCGACCTTGGTACTGCGAATACTATTATTATTTATAACGACAAGGTAGTGGTTGATGAACCTTCGATAGTGGCGATTGAAAGAAATACGGGAAAGATTATTGCAGTAGGCAAAAAGGCAATGATGATGCACGGGAAAACACACGAGAACATTAAAACCATTAGACCATTGCGTGATGGTGTTATTGCCGATTTCCAGTCAGCCGAATTTATGATTAGGGAATTTATCAAAATGATTAACACCAAGAAAACCTGGTTCCCTCCTGCATTGAAGATGGTTATTTGTATTCCTTCGGGAATTACCGAAGTTGAAGAGCGTGCAGTTAAAGATTCGGCAGAACAAGCCGGTGCAAAAGATGTAAAACTTATACATGAGCCAATGGCCGCTGCCATAGGTATAGGAATTGACGTATTAGAACCTACCGGAAATATGGTCATTGATATTGGTGGTGGAACTAGTGAAATTGCGGTTATTGCCCTTGGAGGAATTGTAAACAATAAATCGATTAGAATTGCCGGTGATGATTTTAATGCAGATATTGAAGAATACATGCGAAAGCAACATAACATCATCATTGGAGAACGAACTGCTGAAAGAATAAAAATTGAAGTAGGGGCAGCAATGCCTGATATCGAAAATCCACCGGATGATTATGCGGTTCACGGACGGGACATGTTAACCGGGATACCCAAAGAAATTAAAGTTAATTCAGCAGAAATTGCAAGGGCACTTGATAAATCTATTTCAAAAATTGAGGCGGCCGTATTAAATGCCCTGGAAATGACCCCACCTGAATTATCAGCAGATATTTACAGAACCGGCATTTATCTTGCCGGAGGAGGTTCTATGTTAAGGGGGCTTGATAAACGCCTGCACCTAAAAACCAAATTACCCGTTCACGTTGCCGAAGATCCTTTGAGGGCGGTTGCTCGTGGAACAGGAATAGCTTTGAAAAATTTTGATAAATTTACTTTCTTGATTAGGTAA
- the mreC gene encoding rod shape-determining protein MreC translates to MRYLFAFLRKNNIFFLFLFLEIIAIVLMTKNRTFSGSVILNSTSQFSGSLNKSYSGIIDYFDLKKQNEFLVQENAYLKNSIIQINNTHYTIIPPDTIYQYIVAKVISNSIHKADNYLMLDKGKRHGIKIDMPIISDQGIVGSVVAVSENFCSVMSVLHKDSKISAKIKKNNQLANILWDNMDYQRGTLADIPSHIDLRVGDTIITSGHSLIYPEGIMIGVAENYNTLTGSGLNSAVIKFSTDFNSLKYVYAVQNSHLEEMLLLKKEVEND, encoded by the coding sequence ATGCGATATTTATTTGCTTTTCTTAGGAAGAACAATATCTTTTTTCTGTTTTTATTTCTGGAAATCATCGCGATTGTTTTAATGACTAAAAACAGAACATTTAGCGGTTCTGTTATTCTCAATAGTACCAGCCAATTTTCAGGTTCTCTTAATAAAAGCTATTCCGGCATAATTGATTATTTTGATTTGAAAAAACAAAATGAATTCTTGGTTCAGGAAAACGCTTATCTTAAAAATTCGATTATTCAGATCAATAATACACACTATACAATAATACCTCCCGATACGATTTATCAATATATTGTAGCAAAAGTTATTTCTAATTCGATCCATAAGGCTGATAATTATCTGATGCTTGATAAAGGGAAGAGGCATGGGATTAAAATAGATATGCCTATCATATCAGATCAGGGAATTGTTGGTTCAGTTGTTGCTGTTTCCGAAAACTTCTGCTCTGTAATGTCGGTGCTGCATAAAGACAGTAAGATTAGCGCTAAAATTAAAAAAAACAATCAACTGGCCAATATTCTTTGGGACAACATGGACTACCAAAGAGGCACCCTGGCAGATATTCCGTCTCATATTGATCTTCGCGTTGGGGACACCATAATAACTTCCGGACATTCTTTAATCTACCCCGAAGGAATTATGATTGGAGTCGCAGAAAATTACAATACTCTTACCGGATCCGGTTTAAATTCAGCAGTAATTAAGTTTTCTACTGATTTTAACAGCTTAAAATATGTTTATGCAGTGCAAAATTCCCATCTGGAAGAAATGCTTTTATTAAAAAAGGAGGTGGAAAATGACTAG